The following proteins are co-located in the Apis mellifera strain DH4 linkage group LG11, Amel_HAv3.1, whole genome shotgun sequence genome:
- the LOC410257 gene encoding cysteine protease ATG4D isoform X6 has translation MDDSNVVTEVDSKVKTKLLSMWNNVKYGWTIKVVKPNFSKESPVCLLGKIYRKKPEEFLEKASEADKTLDTGSEISLAMDAISFEDGIEEFKKDFTSRLWLTYRREFPILNGSTFTTDCGWGCMLRSGQMMLAQALVCHFLGREWRWQPDQPIKTEQQKLDEYNHRLIIKSFGDLPERTSPFSIHTLVSLGALWGKRAGDWYGPSSVAHLLSQAVENAVERHPAFNNLAVYVAQDCAVYLQDIENVCQTSDGKWKSLILFVPLRLGADKLNPVYTSCLTHLLTLDTCIGVIGGRPRHSLYFIGFQEDKLINLDPHYCQETVDVLKDNFSLTSFHCTSPRKMLISKMDPSCCVGFYFHNKMQFTNFMEIAPSYLVPEDEKIDYPMFLFCEGSGKDLHQKIEIAENIIPSTTSFTGNGTYDDDLDECEEFELVQ, from the exons ATGGACGATTCCAATGTTGTCACAGAAGTTGATAGTAAAGtcaaaacgaaattattatctatgtggaataatgttaaatatg gtTGGACTATTAAGGTAGTAAaaccaaatttttcaaaagaatctcCCGTATGTTTGCTTGgtaaaatttatcgtaaaaaaccagaagaatttttagaaaaggcTTCTGAAGCAGATAAAACTTTAGACACTGGAAGTGAGATATCTCTAGCAATGGATGCTATTAGTTTTGAAGATGGtatagaagaatttaaaaaagattttacatCGCGTCTTTGGTTAACATATAGAAGAGAATTTCCTATATTAAATGGTTCTACATTTACTACTGATTGTGGTTGGGGATGTATGTTACGTAGTGGCCAAATGATGTTGGCACAGGCATTAGTCTGCCATTTTCTTGGAAGAG AATGGCGATGGCAACCAGATCAACCAATAAAAACAGAACAACAAAAATTAGATGAATATAACCacagattaataattaaatcatttggaGATTTACCAGAGCGTACATCTCCATTTTCTATACATACACTTGTATCTTTGGGTGCATTGTGGGGAAAACGTGCAGGAGATTGGTATGGGCCATCCTCTGTTGCTCATCTTTTAAGCCAAGCAGTAGAGAATGCAGTAGAACGACATCCAGCATTTAATAACTTGGCTGTTTATGTTGCTCAAGATTGTGCAG TTTATCTGCAAGATATAGAAAATGTATGTCAAACATCCGATGGTAAATGGAAATCTTTAATACTTTTTGTACCTTTAAGACTTGGTGCTGACAAATTAAATCCTGTTTATACATCTTGCTTAACACATTTACTTACATTAGACACCTGTATTGGAGTCATCGGTGGTCGACCTCGGCATTCGCTTTATTTTATTGGTTTTCaggaagataaattaattaatctagaCCCACATTATTGTCAAGAAACTGTTGATgtgttaaaagataatttctctttaacaAGTTTTCATTGTACTTCACcaagaaaaatgttaatttcaaaaatggatCCTAGTTGTTGTGtgggattttattttcataataaaatgcaatttacaaattttatggaaattgcTCCTTCG taTTTGGTGCCAGAAGATGAAAAAATCGACTATCCAATGTTTTTGTTTTGTGAAGGGAGTGGGAAAGATCTccatcaaaaaattgaaattgcagaaaatataattccttCTACTACCTCTTTTACAGGTAATGGAACGTACGATGACGATCTTGACGAATGCGAAGAATTTGAATTAGTACAATGa
- the LOC410257 gene encoding cysteine protease ATG4C isoform X1 → MKYDKITFECDVSVTIIVRIQKCDYLLVFNCQYLNVLEYMLSKIYLLGMNGQVQPSRERLGGFSNSTIGLFSGMITTDRVPNIQLTGTNNGLSMDDSNVVTEVDSKVKTKLLSMWNNVKYGWTIKVVKPNFSKESPVCLLGKIYRKKPEEFLEKASEADKTLDTGSEISLAMDAISFEDGIEEFKKDFTSRLWLTYRREFPILNGSTFTTDCGWGCMLRSGQMMLAQALVCHFLGREWRWQPDQPIKTEQQKLDEYNHRLIIKSFGDLPERTSPFSIHTLVSLGALWGKRAGDWYGPSSVAHLLSQAVENAVERHPAFNNLAVYVAQDCAVYLQDIENVCQTSDGKWKSLILFVPLRLGADKLNPVYTSCLTHLLTLDTCIGVIGGRPRHSLYFIGFQEDKLINLDPHYCQETVDVLKDNFSLTSFHCTSPRKMLISKMDPSCCVGFYFHNKMQFTNFMEIAPSYLVPEDEKIDYPMFLFCEGSGKDLHQKIEIAENIIPSTTSFTGNGTYDDDLDECEEFELVQ, encoded by the exons AtgaaatacgataaaattacGTTCGAATGTGATGTCAGCGTAACTATAATTGTGCGCATACAAAAATGTGATTACCTTCTTGTATTTAATtgtcaatatttaaatgttttggaGTACAtgctttctaaaatttatttgttgggCATGAATGGACAGGTGCAACCTTCCAGGGAGAGGTTAG GAGGTTTTAGTAACAGTACAATAGGTCTTTTTTCTGGAATGATTACTACAGATCGTGTTCCAAACATACAACTAACTGGTACAAACAATGGATTATCTATGGACGATTCCAATGTTGTCACAGAAGTTGATAGTAAAGtcaaaacgaaattattatctatgtggaataatgttaaatatg gtTGGACTATTAAGGTAGTAAaaccaaatttttcaaaagaatctcCCGTATGTTTGCTTGgtaaaatttatcgtaaaaaaccagaagaatttttagaaaaggcTTCTGAAGCAGATAAAACTTTAGACACTGGAAGTGAGATATCTCTAGCAATGGATGCTATTAGTTTTGAAGATGGtatagaagaatttaaaaaagattttacatCGCGTCTTTGGTTAACATATAGAAGAGAATTTCCTATATTAAATGGTTCTACATTTACTACTGATTGTGGTTGGGGATGTATGTTACGTAGTGGCCAAATGATGTTGGCACAGGCATTAGTCTGCCATTTTCTTGGAAGAG AATGGCGATGGCAACCAGATCAACCAATAAAAACAGAACAACAAAAATTAGATGAATATAACCacagattaataattaaatcatttggaGATTTACCAGAGCGTACATCTCCATTTTCTATACATACACTTGTATCTTTGGGTGCATTGTGGGGAAAACGTGCAGGAGATTGGTATGGGCCATCCTCTGTTGCTCATCTTTTAAGCCAAGCAGTAGAGAATGCAGTAGAACGACATCCAGCATTTAATAACTTGGCTGTTTATGTTGCTCAAGATTGTGCAG TTTATCTGCAAGATATAGAAAATGTATGTCAAACATCCGATGGTAAATGGAAATCTTTAATACTTTTTGTACCTTTAAGACTTGGTGCTGACAAATTAAATCCTGTTTATACATCTTGCTTAACACATTTACTTACATTAGACACCTGTATTGGAGTCATCGGTGGTCGACCTCGGCATTCGCTTTATTTTATTGGTTTTCaggaagataaattaattaatctagaCCCACATTATTGTCAAGAAACTGTTGATgtgttaaaagataatttctctttaacaAGTTTTCATTGTACTTCACcaagaaaaatgttaatttcaaaaatggatCCTAGTTGTTGTGtgggattttattttcataataaaatgcaatttacaaattttatggaaattgcTCCTTCG taTTTGGTGCCAGAAGATGAAAAAATCGACTATCCAATGTTTTTGTTTTGTGAAGGGAGTGGGAAAGATCTccatcaaaaaattgaaattgcagaaaatataattccttCTACTACCTCTTTTACAGGTAATGGAACGTACGATGACGATCTTGACGAATGCGAAGAATTTGAATTAGTACAATGa
- the LOC410257 gene encoding cysteine protease ATG4D isoform X4 has product MSLFKLCTVITSVQPSRERLDRVPNIQLTGTNNGLSMDDSNVVTEVDSKVKTKLLSMWNNVKYGWTIKVVKPNFSKESPVCLLGKIYRKKPEEFLEKASEADKTLDTGSEISLAMDAISFEDGIEEFKKDFTSRLWLTYRREFPILNGSTFTTDCGWGCMLRSGQMMLAQALVCHFLGREWRWQPDQPIKTEQQKLDEYNHRLIIKSFGDLPERTSPFSIHTLVSLGALWGKRAGDWYGPSSVAHLLSQAVENAVERHPAFNNLAVYVAQDCAVYLQDIENVCQTSDGKWKSLILFVPLRLGADKLNPVYTSCLTHLLTLDTCIGVIGGRPRHSLYFIGFQEDKLINLDPHYCQETVDVLKDNFSLTSFHCTSPRKMLISKMDPSCCVGFYFHNKMQFTNFMEIAPSYLVPEDEKIDYPMFLFCEGSGKDLHQKIEIAENIIPSTTSFTGNGTYDDDLDECEEFELVQ; this is encoded by the exons ATGTCCTTATTCAAGTTGTGCACCGTGATTACGTCG GTGCAACCTTCCAGGGAGAGGTTAG ATCGTGTTCCAAACATACAACTAACTGGTACAAACAATGGATTATCTATGGACGATTCCAATGTTGTCACAGAAGTTGATAGTAAAGtcaaaacgaaattattatctatgtggaataatgttaaatatg gtTGGACTATTAAGGTAGTAAaaccaaatttttcaaaagaatctcCCGTATGTTTGCTTGgtaaaatttatcgtaaaaaaccagaagaatttttagaaaaggcTTCTGAAGCAGATAAAACTTTAGACACTGGAAGTGAGATATCTCTAGCAATGGATGCTATTAGTTTTGAAGATGGtatagaagaatttaaaaaagattttacatCGCGTCTTTGGTTAACATATAGAAGAGAATTTCCTATATTAAATGGTTCTACATTTACTACTGATTGTGGTTGGGGATGTATGTTACGTAGTGGCCAAATGATGTTGGCACAGGCATTAGTCTGCCATTTTCTTGGAAGAG AATGGCGATGGCAACCAGATCAACCAATAAAAACAGAACAACAAAAATTAGATGAATATAACCacagattaataattaaatcatttggaGATTTACCAGAGCGTACATCTCCATTTTCTATACATACACTTGTATCTTTGGGTGCATTGTGGGGAAAACGTGCAGGAGATTGGTATGGGCCATCCTCTGTTGCTCATCTTTTAAGCCAAGCAGTAGAGAATGCAGTAGAACGACATCCAGCATTTAATAACTTGGCTGTTTATGTTGCTCAAGATTGTGCAG TTTATCTGCAAGATATAGAAAATGTATGTCAAACATCCGATGGTAAATGGAAATCTTTAATACTTTTTGTACCTTTAAGACTTGGTGCTGACAAATTAAATCCTGTTTATACATCTTGCTTAACACATTTACTTACATTAGACACCTGTATTGGAGTCATCGGTGGTCGACCTCGGCATTCGCTTTATTTTATTGGTTTTCaggaagataaattaattaatctagaCCCACATTATTGTCAAGAAACTGTTGATgtgttaaaagataatttctctttaacaAGTTTTCATTGTACTTCACcaagaaaaatgttaatttcaaaaatggatCCTAGTTGTTGTGtgggattttattttcataataaaatgcaatttacaaattttatggaaattgcTCCTTCG taTTTGGTGCCAGAAGATGAAAAAATCGACTATCCAATGTTTTTGTTTTGTGAAGGGAGTGGGAAAGATCTccatcaaaaaattgaaattgcagaaaatataattccttCTACTACCTCTTTTACAGGTAATGGAACGTACGATGACGATCTTGACGAATGCGAAGAATTTGAATTAGTACAATGa
- the LOC410257 gene encoding cysteine protease ATG4C isoform X3, translated as MSLFKLCTVITSVQPSRERLGGFSNSTIGLFSGMITTDRVPNIQLTGTNNGLSMDDSNVVTEVDSKVKTKLLSMWNNVKYGWTIKVVKPNFSKESPVCLLGKIYRKKPEEFLEKASEADKTLDTGSEISLAMDAISFEDGIEEFKKDFTSRLWLTYRREFPILNGSTFTTDCGWGCMLRSGQMMLAQALVCHFLGREWRWQPDQPIKTEQQKLDEYNHRLIIKSFGDLPERTSPFSIHTLVSLGALWGKRAGDWYGPSSVAHLLSQAVENAVERHPAFNNLAVYVAQDCAVYLQDIENVCQTSDGKWKSLILFVPLRLGADKLNPVYTSCLTHLLTLDTCIGVIGGRPRHSLYFIGFQEDKLINLDPHYCQETVDVLKDNFSLTSFHCTSPRKMLISKMDPSCCVGFYFHNKMQFTNFMEIAPSYLVPEDEKIDYPMFLFCEGSGKDLHQKIEIAENIIPSTTSFTGNGTYDDDLDECEEFELVQ; from the exons ATGTCCTTATTCAAGTTGTGCACCGTGATTACGTCG GTGCAACCTTCCAGGGAGAGGTTAG GAGGTTTTAGTAACAGTACAATAGGTCTTTTTTCTGGAATGATTACTACAGATCGTGTTCCAAACATACAACTAACTGGTACAAACAATGGATTATCTATGGACGATTCCAATGTTGTCACAGAAGTTGATAGTAAAGtcaaaacgaaattattatctatgtggaataatgttaaatatg gtTGGACTATTAAGGTAGTAAaaccaaatttttcaaaagaatctcCCGTATGTTTGCTTGgtaaaatttatcgtaaaaaaccagaagaatttttagaaaaggcTTCTGAAGCAGATAAAACTTTAGACACTGGAAGTGAGATATCTCTAGCAATGGATGCTATTAGTTTTGAAGATGGtatagaagaatttaaaaaagattttacatCGCGTCTTTGGTTAACATATAGAAGAGAATTTCCTATATTAAATGGTTCTACATTTACTACTGATTGTGGTTGGGGATGTATGTTACGTAGTGGCCAAATGATGTTGGCACAGGCATTAGTCTGCCATTTTCTTGGAAGAG AATGGCGATGGCAACCAGATCAACCAATAAAAACAGAACAACAAAAATTAGATGAATATAACCacagattaataattaaatcatttggaGATTTACCAGAGCGTACATCTCCATTTTCTATACATACACTTGTATCTTTGGGTGCATTGTGGGGAAAACGTGCAGGAGATTGGTATGGGCCATCCTCTGTTGCTCATCTTTTAAGCCAAGCAGTAGAGAATGCAGTAGAACGACATCCAGCATTTAATAACTTGGCTGTTTATGTTGCTCAAGATTGTGCAG TTTATCTGCAAGATATAGAAAATGTATGTCAAACATCCGATGGTAAATGGAAATCTTTAATACTTTTTGTACCTTTAAGACTTGGTGCTGACAAATTAAATCCTGTTTATACATCTTGCTTAACACATTTACTTACATTAGACACCTGTATTGGAGTCATCGGTGGTCGACCTCGGCATTCGCTTTATTTTATTGGTTTTCaggaagataaattaattaatctagaCCCACATTATTGTCAAGAAACTGTTGATgtgttaaaagataatttctctttaacaAGTTTTCATTGTACTTCACcaagaaaaatgttaatttcaaaaatggatCCTAGTTGTTGTGtgggattttattttcataataaaatgcaatttacaaattttatggaaattgcTCCTTCG taTTTGGTGCCAGAAGATGAAAAAATCGACTATCCAATGTTTTTGTTTTGTGAAGGGAGTGGGAAAGATCTccatcaaaaaattgaaattgcagaaaatataattccttCTACTACCTCTTTTACAGGTAATGGAACGTACGATGACGATCTTGACGAATGCGAAGAATTTGAATTAGTACAATGa
- the LOC410257 gene encoding cysteine protease ATG4D isoform X5, producing the protein MITTDRVPNIQLTGTNNGLSMDDSNVVTEVDSKVKTKLLSMWNNVKYGWTIKVVKPNFSKESPVCLLGKIYRKKPEEFLEKASEADKTLDTGSEISLAMDAISFEDGIEEFKKDFTSRLWLTYRREFPILNGSTFTTDCGWGCMLRSGQMMLAQALVCHFLGREWRWQPDQPIKTEQQKLDEYNHRLIIKSFGDLPERTSPFSIHTLVSLGALWGKRAGDWYGPSSVAHLLSQAVENAVERHPAFNNLAVYVAQDCAVYLQDIENVCQTSDGKWKSLILFVPLRLGADKLNPVYTSCLTHLLTLDTCIGVIGGRPRHSLYFIGFQEDKLINLDPHYCQETVDVLKDNFSLTSFHCTSPRKMLISKMDPSCCVGFYFHNKMQFTNFMEIAPSYLVPEDEKIDYPMFLFCEGSGKDLHQKIEIAENIIPSTTSFTGNGTYDDDLDECEEFELVQ; encoded by the exons ATGATTACTACAGATCGTGTTCCAAACATACAACTAACTGGTACAAACAATGGATTATCTATGGACGATTCCAATGTTGTCACAGAAGTTGATAGTAAAGtcaaaacgaaattattatctatgtggaataatgttaaatatg gtTGGACTATTAAGGTAGTAAaaccaaatttttcaaaagaatctcCCGTATGTTTGCTTGgtaaaatttatcgtaaaaaaccagaagaatttttagaaaaggcTTCTGAAGCAGATAAAACTTTAGACACTGGAAGTGAGATATCTCTAGCAATGGATGCTATTAGTTTTGAAGATGGtatagaagaatttaaaaaagattttacatCGCGTCTTTGGTTAACATATAGAAGAGAATTTCCTATATTAAATGGTTCTACATTTACTACTGATTGTGGTTGGGGATGTATGTTACGTAGTGGCCAAATGATGTTGGCACAGGCATTAGTCTGCCATTTTCTTGGAAGAG AATGGCGATGGCAACCAGATCAACCAATAAAAACAGAACAACAAAAATTAGATGAATATAACCacagattaataattaaatcatttggaGATTTACCAGAGCGTACATCTCCATTTTCTATACATACACTTGTATCTTTGGGTGCATTGTGGGGAAAACGTGCAGGAGATTGGTATGGGCCATCCTCTGTTGCTCATCTTTTAAGCCAAGCAGTAGAGAATGCAGTAGAACGACATCCAGCATTTAATAACTTGGCTGTTTATGTTGCTCAAGATTGTGCAG TTTATCTGCAAGATATAGAAAATGTATGTCAAACATCCGATGGTAAATGGAAATCTTTAATACTTTTTGTACCTTTAAGACTTGGTGCTGACAAATTAAATCCTGTTTATACATCTTGCTTAACACATTTACTTACATTAGACACCTGTATTGGAGTCATCGGTGGTCGACCTCGGCATTCGCTTTATTTTATTGGTTTTCaggaagataaattaattaatctagaCCCACATTATTGTCAAGAAACTGTTGATgtgttaaaagataatttctctttaacaAGTTTTCATTGTACTTCACcaagaaaaatgttaatttcaaaaatggatCCTAGTTGTTGTGtgggattttattttcataataaaatgcaatttacaaattttatggaaattgcTCCTTCG taTTTGGTGCCAGAAGATGAAAAAATCGACTATCCAATGTTTTTGTTTTGTGAAGGGAGTGGGAAAGATCTccatcaaaaaattgaaattgcagaaaatataattccttCTACTACCTCTTTTACAGGTAATGGAACGTACGATGACGATCTTGACGAATGCGAAGAATTTGAATTAGTACAATGa
- the LOC410258 gene encoding selenide, water dikinase — translation MAELQGTPVAQDALSVAQLELGGNPNALALRRPFDPVAHDLDATFRLTRFADLKGUGCKVPQEVLGKLLEGLQADDGSAQDHEHAHFMHMAIPRIGIGMDSSVTPLRHGGLSLVQTTDFFYPLVDDPYMMGKIACANVISDLYAMGVTECDNMLMLLGVSTKMTEKERDVVVPLIMRGFKDSALEAGTTVTGGQTVVNPWCTIGGVASTVCQPNEYIVPDNAVVGDVLVLTKPLGTQVAVNAHQWLDQPDRWNRIKLVVSEDDVRKAYQRAMDSMARLNRIAARLMHKYNAHGATDVTGFGLLGHAQNLAKHQKNEVSFVIHNLPVIAKMAAVAKACGNMFQLLQGHSAETSGGLLICLPREQAAAYCKDIEKQEGYQAWIIGIVEKGNRTARIIDKPRVIEVPAKEKDGELW, via the exons ATGGCGGAACTACAGGGAACCCCGGTTGCTCAAGACGCCCTGTCCGTAGCTCAGTTAGAGCTCGGTGGAAATCCGAACGCCTTGGCTTTGCGTAGGCCATTTGATCCTGTGGCACATGATCTCGATGCGACCTTCCGCCTTACGCGGTTCGCCGACCTAAAAGGATGAGGGTGTAAAGTCCCTCAGGAGGTTCTTGGGAAACTCCTCGAGGGACTACAGGCCGACGATGGTAGCGCACAAGATCATGAACATGCCCATTTTATGCACATGGCCATTCCACGCATCG gcaTTGGTATGGATTCCTCCGTGACTCCACTGAGACATGGAGGGCTTAGTTTGGTACAAACGACAGATTTCTTTTATCCATTAGTTGATGATCCTTATATGATGg GTAAAATTGCATGTGCAAATGTTATCAGTGATCTATATGCTATGGGTGTTACTGAATGTGATAATATGCTGATGTTATTGGGAGTCAGTACAAAAATGACTGAAAAGGAACGAGATGTTGTTGTTCCTTTGATTATGAGAGGATTCAAGGATTCTGCTCTGGAAGCTGGCACAACAGTAACAGGTGGTCAGACAGTTGTTAATCCTTGGTGTACAATAGGTGGAGTGGCTTCTACTGTTTGTCAACCAAATGAATACATTGT tccAGATAATGCAGTAGTAGGTGATGTTCTTGTTCTGACAAAACCACTTGGAACTCAAGTTGCTGTGAATGCTCATCAATGGTTAGATCAGCCAGATCGCTGGAACAGAATCAAACTTGTAGTCAGTGAAGATGATGTAAGGAAAGCTTATCAAAGAGCAATGGATAGCATGGCTAGGCTTAACAGAATAG CGGCTAGattaatgcataaatataatgCACATGGAGCAACAGATGTAACGGGCTTTGGCCTTTTAGGACACGCACAAAATCTGGCTAAACATCAAAAGAATGAAGTTTCCTttgttattcataatttaccTGTTATTGCTAAAATGGCAGCTGTAGCAAAAGCGTGCGGTAATATGTTTCAACTTTTGCAAGGTCATTCGGCGGAAACCAGTGGTGGATTACTCATTTGTCTGCCTAGGGAACAG gcTGCTGCATATtgtaaagatattgaaaaacaaGAAGGATATCAAGCATGGATTATTGGTATTGTGGAAAAAGGAAATCGTACAGCcagaataattgataaacCACGAGTAATAGAAGTGCCagctaaagaaaaagatggagaGCTTTGGTAA
- the LOC410257 gene encoding cysteine protease ATG4C isoform X2, translating into MKYDKITFECDVSVTIIVRIQKCDYLLVFNCQYLNVLEYMLSKIYLLGMNGQVQPSRERLDRVPNIQLTGTNNGLSMDDSNVVTEVDSKVKTKLLSMWNNVKYGWTIKVVKPNFSKESPVCLLGKIYRKKPEEFLEKASEADKTLDTGSEISLAMDAISFEDGIEEFKKDFTSRLWLTYRREFPILNGSTFTTDCGWGCMLRSGQMMLAQALVCHFLGREWRWQPDQPIKTEQQKLDEYNHRLIIKSFGDLPERTSPFSIHTLVSLGALWGKRAGDWYGPSSVAHLLSQAVENAVERHPAFNNLAVYVAQDCAVYLQDIENVCQTSDGKWKSLILFVPLRLGADKLNPVYTSCLTHLLTLDTCIGVIGGRPRHSLYFIGFQEDKLINLDPHYCQETVDVLKDNFSLTSFHCTSPRKMLISKMDPSCCVGFYFHNKMQFTNFMEIAPSYLVPEDEKIDYPMFLFCEGSGKDLHQKIEIAENIIPSTTSFTGNGTYDDDLDECEEFELVQ; encoded by the exons AtgaaatacgataaaattacGTTCGAATGTGATGTCAGCGTAACTATAATTGTGCGCATACAAAAATGTGATTACCTTCTTGTATTTAATtgtcaatatttaaatgttttggaGTACAtgctttctaaaatttatttgttgggCATGAATGGACAGGTGCAACCTTCCAGGGAGAGGTTAG ATCGTGTTCCAAACATACAACTAACTGGTACAAACAATGGATTATCTATGGACGATTCCAATGTTGTCACAGAAGTTGATAGTAAAGtcaaaacgaaattattatctatgtggaataatgttaaatatg gtTGGACTATTAAGGTAGTAAaaccaaatttttcaaaagaatctcCCGTATGTTTGCTTGgtaaaatttatcgtaaaaaaccagaagaatttttagaaaaggcTTCTGAAGCAGATAAAACTTTAGACACTGGAAGTGAGATATCTCTAGCAATGGATGCTATTAGTTTTGAAGATGGtatagaagaatttaaaaaagattttacatCGCGTCTTTGGTTAACATATAGAAGAGAATTTCCTATATTAAATGGTTCTACATTTACTACTGATTGTGGTTGGGGATGTATGTTACGTAGTGGCCAAATGATGTTGGCACAGGCATTAGTCTGCCATTTTCTTGGAAGAG AATGGCGATGGCAACCAGATCAACCAATAAAAACAGAACAACAAAAATTAGATGAATATAACCacagattaataattaaatcatttggaGATTTACCAGAGCGTACATCTCCATTTTCTATACATACACTTGTATCTTTGGGTGCATTGTGGGGAAAACGTGCAGGAGATTGGTATGGGCCATCCTCTGTTGCTCATCTTTTAAGCCAAGCAGTAGAGAATGCAGTAGAACGACATCCAGCATTTAATAACTTGGCTGTTTATGTTGCTCAAGATTGTGCAG TTTATCTGCAAGATATAGAAAATGTATGTCAAACATCCGATGGTAAATGGAAATCTTTAATACTTTTTGTACCTTTAAGACTTGGTGCTGACAAATTAAATCCTGTTTATACATCTTGCTTAACACATTTACTTACATTAGACACCTGTATTGGAGTCATCGGTGGTCGACCTCGGCATTCGCTTTATTTTATTGGTTTTCaggaagataaattaattaatctagaCCCACATTATTGTCAAGAAACTGTTGATgtgttaaaagataatttctctttaacaAGTTTTCATTGTACTTCACcaagaaaaatgttaatttcaaaaatggatCCTAGTTGTTGTGtgggattttattttcataataaaatgcaatttacaaattttatggaaattgcTCCTTCG taTTTGGTGCCAGAAGATGAAAAAATCGACTATCCAATGTTTTTGTTTTGTGAAGGGAGTGGGAAAGATCTccatcaaaaaattgaaattgcagaaaatataattccttCTACTACCTCTTTTACAGGTAATGGAACGTACGATGACGATCTTGACGAATGCGAAGAATTTGAATTAGTACAATGa
- the LOC552511 gene encoding GTP:AMP phosphotransferase AK3, mitochondrial → MVALSTWCAKAAAFRAVILGAPASGKGTMSARIVEQFKLTHISSGDKLRLHMNNKTELGKAVSNYVLSGKFVPDDIMISMINEEIKAVGKQNWLLDGFPRTLTQAEKLQKIHPINLVLYLDVPFEVILNRVKNRWVHLPSGRVYNIGFNSPKVPGKDDVTGEPLSKRDDDKIEIVEKRLQEYSNATKPILTFYSNLGLLNTFQGNTTDEIWPNIKKVVAKFLLQ, encoded by the exons ATGGTAGCACTATCCACGTGGTGTGCCAAGGCTGCGGCTTTCAGGGCCGTGATATTAGGTGCCCCTGCTTCTGGTAAGGGCACCATGTCAGCTAGAATTgttgaacaatttaaattaactcaTATATCAAGTGGCGATAAGTTAAGACttcatatgaataataaaactg aaTTGGGCAAAGCAGTCTCGAATTATGTACTTTCCGGTAAATTCGTTCCTGATGATATAATGATTTCAATGATAAACGAAGAAATCAAAGCGGTTGGGAAACAAAATTGGTTATTAGACG GATTTCCAAGAACGTTAACGCAAGCGGAAAAGCTACAAAAAATACATCCAATTAATTTGGTTCTTTATCTGGATGTTCCCTTCGAAGTGATATTGAATCGTGTGAAAAATAGATGGGTTCATTTGCCCAGTGGAAGGGTATATAATATTGGATTCAACAGTCCCAAAGTACCG ggtAAAGATGATGTGACTGGCGAACCTTTAAGCAAAAGGGACGatgataaaatcgaaattgtagaaaaaagaCTACAAGAATATTCAAATGCGACTAAaccaattttaacattttatagtaatttagGATTGTTAAATACTTTTCAAGGTAATACTACCGATGAAATATGGCCGAATATTAAGAAAGTCGTcgcaaaatttttgttacaataG